In Vibrio sp. 10N, the following proteins share a genomic window:
- the rep gene encoding DNA helicase Rep, whose amino-acid sequence MKLNPQQDMAVKYVSGPCLVLAGAGSGKTRVITNKIAYLVQNCGYKARNIAAVTFTNKAAREMKERVGQTLGKNESKGLMVSTFHTMGLNIIRREYKALGLKAGFSLFDDQDQMALLKELTEKQLDGDKDLLRSLLSSISNWKNDMLTPEQVKGSARSEQEQLFAYCFEMYQIQMKAYNALDFDDLIALPVILLKTNQEVRERWQKRIQYLLVDEYQDTNTSQYELVKLLVGERARFTVVGDDDQSIYSWRGAKPQNLVLLNKDFPNLKAVMLEQNYRSTSRILRAANILIANNPHVFEKSLFSEIPDGEKLKVLKAKNEEHEAERVTGELIAHRFVNRTDYRDYAVLYRGNHQSRLIEKALMQNRVPYKISGGTSFFARAEIKDIMAYLRVLVNPDDDNAFLRIVNTPRREIGPATLEKLGSYANMRGKSLFEASFELGLEQHLTGRGLENLRRFTQWIVTIGDNAERGNTVEAVRALVRDINYEDWLYETSSSAKAAEMRMKNVSDLYSWIVADLEGDNYDKEEKTLKEVVQRLTLRDMMERGEEEDDSDAVQLMTLHASKGLEFPYVYLIGSEEGILPHQTSIDEDNVEEERRLMYVGITRAQKELTFTICKERRQFGELIKPEHSRFLDELPFDDVDWEQSKKPVSAEERMQKGQAHIANIRAMFNKK is encoded by the coding sequence ATGAAGCTAAATCCGCAGCAAGATATGGCGGTTAAATACGTCTCTGGTCCATGTCTGGTTCTCGCTGGTGCCGGGTCGGGTAAAACCCGCGTGATAACTAATAAGATAGCCTACCTAGTTCAAAACTGCGGGTATAAGGCGCGAAATATTGCCGCCGTGACTTTTACTAATAAAGCGGCGCGCGAAATGAAAGAGCGTGTCGGGCAAACTCTTGGCAAAAATGAGTCAAAGGGCTTGATGGTTTCGACCTTTCACACTATGGGCCTGAATATCATTCGCCGTGAGTACAAAGCGTTGGGGTTAAAGGCGGGCTTCTCGCTGTTTGATGATCAAGACCAAATGGCGCTACTCAAAGAGCTGACCGAAAAGCAGCTTGATGGTGATAAAGATTTGTTGCGCTCGCTACTGAGTTCAATTTCGAACTGGAAAAACGACATGCTCACTCCTGAGCAGGTCAAAGGCAGTGCGCGATCTGAGCAAGAGCAGTTATTTGCTTACTGCTTTGAGATGTATCAAATCCAGATGAAGGCCTACAATGCGCTCGATTTTGATGATCTGATTGCGCTCCCGGTGATTCTGCTCAAAACCAATCAAGAGGTGCGCGAACGCTGGCAAAAACGCATTCAGTATTTGCTGGTGGATGAATACCAAGATACCAACACCAGTCAGTACGAGCTGGTTAAGTTACTTGTTGGTGAGCGAGCACGTTTTACCGTGGTAGGTGATGACGACCAGTCTATCTATTCATGGCGTGGTGCTAAGCCTCAGAACTTGGTATTGCTTAACAAAGACTTTCCAAATCTGAAAGCGGTCATGCTGGAGCAAAACTATCGTTCAACGAGTCGAATTCTGCGTGCGGCGAATATCTTGATTGCTAATAACCCGCACGTATTTGAGAAATCACTGTTCTCGGAGATCCCTGATGGTGAAAAGCTCAAGGTACTTAAAGCCAAGAATGAAGAGCATGAGGCAGAGCGCGTCACGGGGGAGCTCATTGCACACCGCTTTGTTAATCGCACCGATTATCGTGATTATGCTGTCTTATATAGAGGCAACCATCAGTCGCGTTTGATTGAGAAGGCGCTGATGCAAAACCGAGTCCCATATAAGATCTCTGGTGGTACCTCGTTTTTTGCCCGTGCAGAAATTAAAGACATCATGGCGTACCTGCGTGTGTTGGTGAACCCTGATGATGACAATGCGTTCTTGCGCATCGTCAATACGCCGCGCCGAGAAATTGGACCGGCGACGTTAGAAAAACTCGGCAGCTACGCCAACATGCGTGGCAAGAGCTTGTTTGAGGCCAGTTTCGAGTTAGGGCTAGAGCAACACTTAACAGGCCGAGGTCTTGAGAATCTGCGTCGCTTTACCCAATGGATAGTGACCATCGGCGATAATGCCGAGCGTGGTAACACGGTCGAAGCTGTGCGCGCCTTGGTTCGTGATATTAATTACGAAGACTGGCTCTACGAGACCTCATCAAGCGCAAAAGCGGCAGAAATGCGTATGAAGAACGTGTCGGATCTTTACTCATGGATTGTCGCAGACCTAGAAGGTGACAATTACGATAAAGAAGAGAAGACACTGAAAGAAGTGGTTCAGCGTCTTACTTTGCGTGACATGATGGAGCGCGGTGAAGAAGAAGATGACAGCGACGCCGTTCAACTCATGACGCTGCATGCTTCCAAAGGTCTGGAGTTTCCTTATGTCTATCTGATTGGCTCAGAAGAGGGGATTTTGCCGCATCAAACCAGTATTGATGAGGACAATGTCGAGGAAGAGCGCCGTCTTATGTACGTAGGCATCACCCGGGCACAAAAAGAGCTGACATTTACCATCTGTAAAGAGCGTCGCCAGTTTGGTGAGCTCATCAAGCCCGAGCATAGTCGCTTCCTAGACGAACTCCCATTTGATGATGTCGACTGGGAGCAATCTAAAAAGCCAGTCTCTGCAGAAGAGCGGATGCAAAAAGGCCAAGCGCATATCGCTAATATTCGTGCGATGTTCAATAAGAAGTAA
- a CDS encoding c-type cytochrome, whose amino-acid sequence MDMSRRILTVLVAALTFSTASFAADVSQEEYDAIAERIKPVGGVYLAGSEPVVAEPTGPRDGATVYNTFCTACHSIGVSGAPKTGDAGDWAPRIAQGKDVLADHAINGFNAMPAKGSCMDCSDQEIIDAIEHMIAGL is encoded by the coding sequence ATGGATATGTCTCGTCGAATCTTAACTGTGTTGGTCGCTGCACTAACTTTTTCTACTGCCTCTTTTGCAGCGGATGTGAGCCAAGAAGAATATGACGCTATCGCAGAGCGTATTAAACCTGTTGGTGGCGTTTACTTAGCCGGTAGCGAGCCTGTTGTAGCAGAACCTACAGGCCCACGTGATGGTGCTACTGTTTACAACACCTTCTGTACCGCGTGTCACTCTATTGGCGTCAGTGGCGCACCGAAAACAGGTGACGCTGGTGATTGGGCACCGCGTATTGCTCAAGGTAAAGACGTGTTAGCGGATCACGCTATCAACGGCTTTAACGCGATGCCAGCAAAAGGCTCTTGTATGGATTGTTCGGATCAAGAAATCATCGATGCTATCGAGCACATGATTGCCGGTCTGTAA